In Vanrija pseudolonga chromosome 4, complete sequence, a single window of DNA contains:
- the B5K2.060 gene encoding FAS1 domain-containing protein has product MRRTALALVLFASAAAAFRPVRLPDAVQVSPAPADDPSQFVIQPIDVGTAAPGISLADALTLERKASVWWDYARDVSSVTSRLSNKGKTTVLVPIDKAIFALPRKPHQNPSGSTDDADSKANVEQFLSAHIVPGDLPLPSEETATLNPDVKVKVEGEEGAWVLQPGDIPIVGVTEASNGKILYLDGVVPY; this is encoded by the exons atgcgcAGGacagccctcgccctcgtacTGTTcgcatcagcagcagcagccttcaGGCCCGTGCGCCTCCCCGACGCGGTGCAGgtgtcgccggcgcccgccgacgacccgtcCCAGTTCGTCATCCAGCCGATTGAtgtcggcaccgccgcgccgggcatATCGCTCGCGGATGCGTTGACGCTCGAGCGCAAGGCGAGCGTGTGGTGGGACTATGCGCGGGATGTTTCGAGTGTG ACATCCCGCCTCAGTAACAAGGGCAAAACGACCGTCCTCGTCCCCATCGACAAGGCAATCTTCGCGCTCCCGCGCAAGCCGCACCAGAACCCGTCGGGctcgaccgacgacgccgactccAAGGCCAACGTCGAGCAGTTTTTGTCCGCGCACATTGTGCCCGGCGACCTGCCCCTGCCCTCTGAGGAGACGGCGACGCTCAACCCCGACGTCaaggtcaaggtcgagggcgaggagggcgctTGGGTGCTCCAGCCGGGCGATATTCCTATTGTGGGCGTCACCGAGGCGAGTAATGGCAAGATCTTgtacctcgacggcgtggtgcCGTACTAG